A region of Streptomyces deccanensis DNA encodes the following proteins:
- a CDS encoding L,D-transpeptidase — MNHAQTHARRAGAALAAALTWAGLLAGVAGCSAGPPLTSGKAPDDTIRVTPEDGSKGVRPEQRFEVQVPSGRLESVKVVKSQDAQESPVPGRLSADGLTWRPTGSPKLALAARYTVDAVALDGHGRRSARHVTFTTHVPDERFIAYAKPENRATVGTGMIVSLEFNRVIEDRAAVERAVEVTAEPAVEVRPHWFGGGRLDFRPERYWRPGTRVTVALRLRDVEGAPGVYGQQDRTFSFTVGRHQVSVVDAARHTMRVERGDGVLATLPITAGAPKTTTYNGKMVVTEMLEVTRMNGATVGFRKANGKSEYDIPDVPHAMRLTTSGTFLHGNYWAPDAFGRANVSHGCVGLRDVKGGDSGTPAGWFFDRSLVGDVVEVVNSDDKTVAPDNGLGGWNMGWKEWKAGAAVK; from the coding sequence GTGAACCACGCACAGACGCACGCGCGCCGCGCCGGGGCCGCCCTGGCCGCCGCGCTCACCTGGGCCGGACTGCTCGCCGGGGTCGCCGGATGCTCCGCCGGACCGCCGCTCACCAGCGGAAAGGCGCCCGACGACACGATCCGGGTCACACCGGAGGACGGCAGCAAGGGCGTGCGCCCGGAGCAGCGCTTCGAAGTACAGGTGCCCAGTGGGCGCCTGGAGTCCGTCAAGGTGGTGAAGTCCCAGGACGCGCAGGAGTCACCCGTCCCGGGCCGGCTCTCCGCCGACGGGCTCACCTGGCGCCCCACCGGCTCACCGAAGCTCGCGCTGGCCGCCCGGTACACCGTCGACGCCGTCGCCCTCGACGGCCACGGCCGGCGCTCGGCACGCCACGTCACCTTCACCACACATGTCCCCGACGAGCGCTTCATCGCGTACGCCAAGCCCGAGAACCGGGCCACCGTCGGCACCGGGATGATCGTCTCCCTGGAGTTCAACCGGGTGATCGAGGACCGTGCGGCCGTGGAACGCGCGGTCGAGGTGACCGCCGAGCCCGCCGTCGAGGTCCGCCCGCACTGGTTCGGCGGGGGACGCCTCGACTTCCGTCCCGAGCGGTACTGGAGGCCGGGCACCCGGGTCACCGTCGCCCTGCGGCTGCGGGACGTGGAGGGCGCGCCCGGTGTCTACGGCCAGCAGGACCGGACGTTCTCGTTCACCGTCGGACGCCACCAGGTCAGCGTGGTCGACGCGGCCCGGCACACCATGCGCGTGGAACGCGGCGACGGTGTGCTCGCCACGCTGCCCATCACCGCCGGGGCGCCCAAGACCACGACGTACAACGGGAAGATGGTCGTCACCGAGATGCTGGAGGTGACCCGGATGAACGGGGCCACCGTGGGCTTCCGGAAGGCGAACGGCAAGAGCGAGTACGACATCCCGGACGTCCCGCACGCCATGCGCCTGACCACCTCCGGCACCTTCCTGCACGGCAACTACTGGGCCCCGGACGCCTTCGGCCGGGCCAACGTCAGCCACGGCTGTGTCGGCCTGCGCGATGTGAAGGGCGGCGATTCCGGCACCCCCGCGGGCTGGTTCTTCGACCGCAGCCTCGTCGGGGACGTCGTCGAGGTCGTGAACAGTGACGACAAAACGGTCGCTCCCGACAATGGCCTCGGAGGATGGAACATGGGGTGGAAGGAATGGAAAGCGGGTGCCGCGGTGAAGTAG
- a CDS encoding L,D-transpeptidase codes for MNGRPISGASVGARTRRRKGALAMLPVLMLLAVTACGGGGDSDSGSGGDKGKGSDKTASDKAAATGASEAVVSIAPKNGADDVATSGALEVTAAKGKLSEVTVENDKGEKIAGEIAKDGSSWKPSIHLNSATEYKVHAVAKDSEGREAAEDSSFTTLTPKNTFVGIFTPEDGSKVGVGMPFSVRFTRGITAPKDVEKAITIKTEPAVEVEGHWFGNDRIDFRPEKYWKAGTKVTVDLNLDGVEGRDGVYGEQSKKISFTIGRSQVSTVDVKKLTMKVERDGKVIKTIPVTTGKPGMETWNGQMVISERLSVTRMNGETVGYGGEYDIKDVPDAMRLTNSGTFIHGNYWGGDAFGNYNASHGCIGLRDTRGGWDRKAPGAWFFDNSMIGDVVVVKNSNDRIVDPDNGYNGWNMSWDKWKA; via the coding sequence TTGAACGGGCGACCGATATCGGGGGCGTCGGTTGGCGCGCGGACACGGCGGCGCAAGGGGGCCCTGGCCATGCTGCCGGTCCTGATGCTGCTCGCCGTCACCGCGTGCGGCGGGGGCGGGGACTCGGACTCCGGCTCCGGCGGCGACAAGGGCAAGGGCTCCGACAAGACCGCCTCCGACAAGGCGGCGGCCACCGGGGCCTCGGAGGCGGTCGTCTCCATCGCCCCGAAGAACGGCGCCGATGACGTGGCGACCAGCGGCGCGCTCGAGGTGACCGCCGCCAAGGGCAAGCTGTCCGAGGTCACGGTCGAGAACGACAAGGGCGAGAAGATCGCCGGCGAGATAGCCAAGGACGGCTCCAGTTGGAAGCCGTCCATCCACCTCAACTCGGCCACCGAGTACAAGGTGCACGCCGTCGCGAAGGACTCCGAGGGGCGTGAGGCCGCCGAGGACTCCTCCTTCACCACGCTGACCCCGAAGAACACCTTCGTCGGCATCTTCACCCCCGAGGACGGCTCGAAGGTCGGCGTCGGCATGCCGTTCTCGGTCCGCTTCACCCGGGGCATCACCGCGCCGAAGGACGTCGAGAAGGCCATCACCATCAAGACCGAGCCGGCCGTCGAGGTCGAGGGCCACTGGTTCGGCAACGACCGCATCGACTTCCGCCCGGAGAAGTACTGGAAGGCCGGCACCAAGGTCACCGTCGACCTCAACCTCGACGGCGTCGAGGGCCGCGACGGCGTCTACGGCGAGCAGAGCAAGAAGATCTCCTTCACCATCGGCCGCAGCCAGGTCTCCACGGTCGACGTCAAGAAGCTCACCATGAAGGTCGAGCGGGACGGCAAGGTCATCAAGACCATCCCGGTCACCACCGGCAAGCCCGGCATGGAGACCTGGAACGGCCAGATGGTCATCAGCGAGCGCCTGAGCGTGACCCGGATGAACGGCGAGACCGTCGGCTACGGCGGCGAGTACGACATCAAGGACGTGCCGGACGCCATGCGGCTGACCAACTCCGGCACCTTCATCCACGGCAACTACTGGGGCGGCGACGCCTTCGGCAACTACAACGCCAGCCACGGCTGCATCGGCCTGCGCGACACCCGCGGCGGCTGGGACCGCAAGGCGCCGGGTGCCTGGTTCTTCGACAACTCGATGATCGGTGACGTCGTGGTCGTCAAGAACTCCAACGACCGCATCGTCGACCCGGACAACGGCTACAACGGCTGGAACATGTCCTGGGACAAGTGGAAGGCGTAG